A single genomic interval of Odontesthes bonariensis isolate fOdoBon6 chromosome 3, fOdoBon6.hap1, whole genome shotgun sequence harbors:
- the rpl29 gene encoding large ribosomal subunit protein eL29, which translates to MAKSKNHTTHNQSRKAHRNGIKKPTSQRYESLKGVDPKFMRNMRFAKKHNKKGMKAAQKATKEK; encoded by the exons atggccaagtcaaagaaCCACACAACCCACAATCAGT CTCGTAAAGCCCACAGAAACGGCATCAAGAAGCCCACATCTCAGCGCTACGAGTCCTTGAAGGGG GTGGACCCCAAGTTCATGAGGAATATGCGTTTTGCTAAGAAGCACAACAAGAAGGGCATGAAGGCGGCACAGAAGGCAACCAAGGAGAAATAG